A genomic region of Octopus sinensis linkage group LG2, ASM634580v1, whole genome shotgun sequence contains the following coding sequences:
- the LOC115227597 gene encoding protein SET, giving the protein MATPAKVSKAEGKNNHENADEQADKEQQEAIEQIDEVQNEIDRLNEQASEEILKVEQKYNKLRQPYFQKRSELIAKIPNFWVTAFVNHPQVSALLNEEDEEALQYLTKVEVQEFEDIKSGYRINFCFDSNNPYFENDVISKEFHLNDTGEPSSKSTPIKWKPGKDLTKKSSQPGKGGRKRNHEEQESFFCWFTDHGDAGADELGEVIKDDIWPNPLQYYLASEVEEDEGNAGEDEELDEEGLDDEEGEEAEDFDEEDVGEEGEEGEGDAAEDEEEEEG; this is encoded by the exons ATGGCGACTCCGGCCAAAGTAAGCAAAGCGGAGGGGAAAAATAATCATGAAAATGCAGATGAGCAAGCTG ACAAAGAGCAGCAAGAGGCAATAGAGCAGATAGATGAAGTTCAAAACGAAATAGACCGGCTAAATGAGCAAGCAAGCGAGGAAATACTGAAAGTagaacagaaatataataaactACGTCAACCATATTTTCAAAAGCGCTCAGAACTCATTGCAAAAATCCCTAATTTCTGGGTGACAGCT TTTGTAAACCATCCGCAAGTCTCTGCTCTGTTAAACGAAGAGGATGAAGAAGCCTTACAATACCTCACAAAGGTGGAGGTTCAAGAATTTGAAGATATTAAGTCAGGCTACCGAATAAATTTT TGTTTTGACAGCAATAATCCATATTTCGAGAATGACGTTATTTCAAAAGAATTCCATTTGAATGATACGGGAGAACCTTCATCTAAATCAACGCCCATTAAATGGAAGCCAGGAAAA GACTTGACCAAAAAATCCAGTCAACCAGGCAAAGGTGGTCGCAAAAGAAACCATGAGGAACAagaatctttcttctgttggtttaCTGATCATGGTGATGCAGGAGCTGATGAACTAGGGGAGGTGATCAAGGACGACATCTGGCCAAACCCTCTGCAATACTATTTG gcaTCAGAAGTAGAGGAGGATGAAGGTAATGCAGGAGAGG ATGAGGAATTAGATGAGGAAGGCTTAGatgatgaagaaggtgaagaagcaGAAGATTTTGATGAAGAA GATGTTggggaagaaggagaggaaggtgaAGGTGATGCCGctgaagatgaggaggaagaagaaggctAG